One genomic segment of Erysipelotrichaceae bacterium 66202529 includes these proteins:
- a CDS encoding pyruvate kinase, producing the protein MKTIDIYGTLGPSLHTREALYKMLCMGMNGVRLNLSHVDLPDCREWLDAFHQAQEQAGIQAKLLIEMKGPELRIGKLKEPVLLKEGQKIELGKEIPVPVQLLSHVKEQEQLLLDDGRLLLEVAQVREDTLLCTVLHGGVLKSGKSVALVNGHIALPTLTESDIRNLKVAKQYGVTGIMQPFVRHAQDLITVKGTLSSIGCPQLQVYAKIENMEGVTHLKELLPHCDQIVIARGDLGNAMPLWELPAVQKSIQDICKEYSMPYMVVTQMLDSMMEHPIPTRAEVSDVFHAVYHGASSIMLTGETAAGKYPLQAMEYFCETAKSALSCKEEAL; encoded by the coding sequence ATGAAAACAATCGATATTTATGGAACACTGGGGCCGTCCCTGCATACCCGGGAGGCTCTGTATAAAATGCTTTGTATGGGTATGAACGGAGTGCGGTTGAATCTATCCCATGTGGATTTACCGGATTGCAGGGAATGGCTGGATGCCTTTCACCAGGCACAGGAACAGGCTGGCATACAGGCGAAGCTGCTTATTGAGATGAAGGGGCCGGAGCTGCGAATCGGTAAGCTGAAGGAGCCTGTGCTGCTAAAGGAAGGGCAGAAGATTGAGCTGGGAAAGGAAATTCCGGTTCCTGTACAGCTTTTGTCGCATGTAAAGGAACAGGAACAGCTGCTGCTGGATGACGGCCGTCTTCTTTTGGAGGTAGCGCAGGTCAGGGAAGACACCTTATTGTGTACTGTGCTGCATGGGGGTGTACTGAAATCCGGAAAAAGTGTGGCTCTGGTTAACGGTCATATTGCATTGCCAACACTTACTGAAAGTGATATCCGCAATTTGAAGGTGGCGAAGCAATACGGTGTTACCGGAATAATGCAGCCCTTTGTAAGACATGCACAGGATTTGATCACGGTGAAGGGAACGCTGAGCAGCATTGGATGTCCGCAGCTGCAGGTATATGCGAAGATTGAAAATATGGAGGGGGTCACACATCTAAAGGAGCTGCTTCCTCATTGTGACCAGATTGTCATAGCCAGAGGGGATTTGGGAAATGCAATGCCGCTGTGGGAGCTGCCGGCTGTGCAGAAAAGCATACAGGATATATGCAAAGAATATTCCATGCCGTATATGGTCGTCACGCAGATGCTGGATTCTATGATGGAGCATCCGATACCGACTAGAGCAGAGGTCAGTGATGTTTTTCACGCCGTTTACCATGGTGCTTCCAGTATTATGCTGACTGGGGAAACAGCTGCCGGTAAGTATCCGTTGCAGGCGATGGAATATTTCTGTGAAACGGCAAAATCCGCACTGAGCTGCAAAGAGGAAGCGCTGTAA
- a CDS encoding Nif3-like dinuclear metal center hexameric protein: MRCADILNILEERCPKAYALDWDNCGLQTGRYDKEVNTIYIALDATDEVIAAAAAQHAELLITHHPLLFNGIKQIHDQDFIGRRLLTLIQADMCCYAMHTNYDVSCMGELSACLLHLNNARVLEVTSEDEKGIGQYGSLDTAIPLSTLAEQLKQIFELQGVQVYGDVNKPVQRIAISPGAGNSMLSHALDKQCEVLITGDISHHTGIDAVAQGLAVIDAGHYGIEHIFIQDMAAYLSTKLQGVKIIAAPLCHPFTFV; encoded by the coding sequence ATGCGCTGTGCTGATATTTTAAATATACTTGAGGAACGCTGTCCAAAAGCCTATGCATTGGACTGGGATAACTGCGGGCTGCAGACAGGCCGCTATGATAAGGAAGTAAACACGATATATATTGCACTCGATGCCACGGATGAGGTGATTGCGGCTGCGGCTGCACAGCATGCAGAGCTTTTGATTACCCATCATCCGTTGCTGTTTAACGGAATTAAACAGATTCACGATCAGGATTTTATCGGCAGAAGGCTTTTAACGCTGATACAAGCAGATATGTGCTGCTATGCGATGCATACCAATTACGATGTTTCCTGTATGGGAGAGCTATCTGCATGTCTTTTGCATCTGAACAACGCACGGGTTCTGGAAGTCACAAGTGAGGATGAAAAGGGCATCGGGCAATATGGAAGCCTGGATACTGCAATACCGCTTTCTACGCTTGCCGAACAGCTCAAGCAGATCTTTGAGCTGCAGGGCGTGCAGGTTTATGGTGATGTAAACAAACCGGTACAGCGTATTGCCATATCGCCAGGAGCTGGAAACAGTATGCTTTCACATGCACTTGACAAGCAGTGTGAGGTATTGATTACAGGAGATATATCCCATCATACGGGCATAGATGCCGTTGCGCAGGGTCTTGCCGTGATTGACGCCGGTCATTATGGAATTGAGCATATCTTTATCCAGGATATGGCGGCATATTTGTCAACAAAGCTGCAGGGAGTCAAAATCATAGCTGCGCCGCTGTGCCATCCGTTTACGTTTGTGTAA
- a CDS encoding M42 family peptidase — translation MDKKFLYEMLKTASVSGHEIALQKKVIQHMNKHCDEILTDATGDVICALNPQAKPRVLLCGHIDEIGFLVTHITENGMLKVTKAGGIHPILYLGTHVQVICASKILPGVVVTNSELENKEQVKAEDLFIDLGFDSREACEKVVSIGDPVCAATDMVELAEGKLAGRALDDRIGAFIIMEALKKAKEKQAACAIFAAATCGEETTMRGAYHTACRVQPDCALIVDVTFASDYPGVNADASGMVELGKGAVLCSNSMINKPLNKALATIARECHLDVQWEVFAGKAGTDGDVVHFTNGGVPVALISIPLRYMHSSIETACYRDLETIIELISEFLVRFDASFSFDPFQ, via the coding sequence ATGGATAAGAAATTTTTATATGAAATGCTGAAGACAGCAAGTGTCAGCGGACATGAAATTGCATTGCAGAAAAAGGTTATACAGCATATGAATAAGCATTGTGATGAAATCCTGACGGATGCAACCGGGGATGTGATCTGTGCACTGAATCCGCAAGCAAAACCCAGGGTACTGCTTTGCGGTCATATTGATGAAATCGGATTTCTGGTAACACATATTACAGAAAACGGAATGCTGAAGGTAACAAAGGCCGGAGGTATTCATCCAATTCTGTATCTAGGTACGCATGTGCAGGTCATTTGTGCATCCAAAATCCTTCCTGGTGTCGTTGTGACGAACAGTGAGCTGGAAAACAAGGAGCAGGTCAAGGCTGAGGATTTGTTTATTGATCTGGGCTTTGACAGCAGGGAAGCATGTGAGAAAGTCGTTTCTATCGGTGATCCTGTGTGTGCTGCCACGGATATGGTGGAGCTGGCAGAGGGAAAGCTTGCCGGGCGTGCACTGGATGATCGCATCGGGGCCTTTATCATCATGGAGGCTTTGAAGAAGGCAAAGGAAAAACAAGCAGCCTGCGCAATCTTTGCGGCAGCTACCTGTGGAGAGGAAACAACCATGCGTGGTGCATATCATACGGCATGCCGTGTTCAGCCGGATTGTGCATTGATTGTCGATGTGACCTTTGCCAGTGACTATCCGGGAGTAAATGCAGATGCGAGCGGTATGGTGGAGCTTGGAAAGGGAGCTGTTCTGTGCTCCAACAGCATGATCAACAAGCCTTTGAATAAGGCGCTGGCAACGATTGCCAGGGAATGTCATTTGGATGTGCAGTGGGAGGTATTTGCCGGTAAGGCCGGAACAGATGGCGATGTTGTCCATTTTACAAACGGTGGTGTGCCGGTTGCCCTTATTTCCATACCGCTTCGCTATATGCATTCCTCTATTGAGACTGCCTGCTATCGGGATTTGGAAACGATCATTGAACTGATCAGTGAATTTCTTGTGCGCTTTGATGCGAGCTTTTCATTTGATCCGTTTCAGTAA
- a CDS encoding DUF2809 domain-containing protein, translating into MIKQKQRSRISCAVFVALMIFAGLASRSSLPLPDWFQKYGGDTLWSMMMYGIFAWLFPKAKANAVFLGTLLFSFAIECSQLLQYDWLNALRATPLRYLLGQGFVWSDLVCYSIGCMLAFLLDMIYMKWRIKKNG; encoded by the coding sequence ATGATAAAACAAAAACAGCGAAGCCGCATAAGCTGTGCCGTGTTTGTAGCTCTTATGATTTTTGCAGGACTGGCATCACGAAGCTCGCTTCCTCTTCCTGACTGGTTTCAAAAATATGGAGGTGATACGCTGTGGTCAATGATGATGTATGGAATTTTTGCCTGGCTGTTTCCAAAGGCAAAAGCAAATGCAGTTTTTCTTGGAACACTGCTGTTCTCCTTTGCCATCGAATGTTCACAGCTTCTGCAATACGACTGGCTGAATGCACTGCGTGCAACACCACTTCGCTATCTTCTCGGTCAGGGCTTTGTATGGAGTGATCTTGTATGCTACAGCATCGGCTGTATGCTGGCGTTTTTATTGGATATGATATATATGAAATGGAGGATAAAGAAAAATGGATAA
- a CDS encoding DegV family EDD domain-containing protein: MVHIITDTSALFTITEGKDMDVHVIPLCVSIQDEHYRDLCFDTSAFLEKVKEGGIPTTSQPPIGDVLAAYEEQGDEEILNICMADGLSGTYQTACMAKEQAMHADNITVLNSQTLCGPHRYLVEKAVKLRDEGKTAAEIVAALKDSMAHEHSFLIPQDFSFLKRGGRLKPAAASIGGLLKLKPVMHAVENGSRLDKFTITRTLSKAADAIIEYFREHGVDAAYRIYVAHADALADARFFIDRLKQAFPDTELELLKLSPAFITQGGPQCVAIQYIRK, translated from the coding sequence ATGGTACATATCATTACAGACACATCTGCACTCTTCACAATCACGGAAGGAAAGGACATGGATGTTCATGTAATTCCTCTCTGTGTCAGTATTCAGGATGAGCATTACCGGGATCTCTGCTTCGACACGTCCGCTTTTTTAGAAAAGGTTAAAGAGGGTGGGATACCGACGACATCACAGCCGCCGATTGGCGATGTGCTGGCTGCCTATGAGGAGCAGGGGGATGAGGAAATTCTCAATATCTGTATGGCAGATGGTCTGTCAGGTACGTATCAGACGGCATGCATGGCGAAGGAACAGGCGATGCATGCGGATAACATCACCGTTTTAAATTCCCAGACGCTGTGCGGGCCGCACCGTTACCTTGTGGAAAAAGCGGTAAAGCTGCGTGATGAGGGAAAAACGGCTGCGGAAATCGTAGCAGCGCTGAAAGACAGTATGGCACATGAGCATTCCTTTCTGATACCGCAGGATTTCAGCTTTCTAAAACGCGGCGGCAGATTAAAGCCGGCAGCCGCAAGCATAGGCGGACTGCTGAAGCTGAAGCCTGTGATGCATGCGGTGGAGAATGGAAGCCGGTTGGATAAATTTACGATTACCCGTACCTTGTCCAAGGCAGCGGATGCCATCATCGAGTATTTTCGTGAGCATGGTGTTGATGCGGCCTACCGCATTTATGTAGCGCATGCAGATGCACTTGCGGATGCCCGTTTCTTTATCGACCGTTTAAAACAGGCCTTTCCGGATACTGAGCTGGAGCTGTTAAAGCTCTCTCCGGCATTTATCACACAGGGCGGACCGCAATGTGTCGCAATTCAGTATATTCGTAAATAG
- a CDS encoding DUF45 domain-containing protein has protein sequence MDVNKKVVQCRKYPITYTLVTKQVKNINMRISSKGEVVVSANPFVPMDKIDDFVSSKVSWIVKHQKSMQERSQRTMIDDKHIVLFGNSLKIRRTTGKYNHVSYDKDTLYVQCREQADPEKVVRQFLDKLCKDVFLDVATLTFRSLSDYHLEFPEVKIRDMKSRWGSCTPAKNSITLNRKLIHYPFEFIEYVVLHEFVHFIQPNHSKAFYNIIENYMPDYKTRMEMVN, from the coding sequence ATGGATGTAAATAAAAAGGTTGTTCAGTGTAGAAAATATCCGATTACCTATACACTGGTTACAAAACAGGTAAAAAATATCAACATGAGGATCTCTTCCAAGGGAGAGGTCGTGGTCAGTGCGAATCCGTTTGTGCCCATGGACAAAATCGACGACTTTGTCTCCAGTAAGGTTTCCTGGATCGTTAAGCATCAGAAATCCATGCAGGAAAGAAGTCAGCGTACCATGATCGACGACAAGCATATTGTGCTGTTTGGAAATTCTCTGAAAATCCGCAGGACGACAGGGAAATACAACCACGTAAGCTATGACAAGGACACTCTGTATGTACAATGCAGAGAACAGGCAGATCCGGAAAAGGTCGTCCGGCAGTTTCTCGATAAGCTGTGCAAGGATGTATTCCTGGATGTTGCCACATTGACATTTCGCTCGCTGAGCGATTACCATCTGGAATTTCCGGAAGTGAAAATACGGGATATGAAAAGCAGATGGGGAAGCTGTACACCGGCTAAGAACTCTATTACACTGAACCGGAAGCTGATTCATTATCCGTTTGAGTTCATCGAATATGTAGTGCTGCATGAGTTTGTACATTTCATTCAGCCGAATCACTCCAAGGCGTTCTACAATATTATAGAGAACTACATGCCCGATTATAAAACGCGCATGGAAATGGTCAATTAA
- a CDS encoding TIGR01212 family radical SAM protein, whose translation MSYNNPFPYSDDNKRYHTWNYYLKHRFHSKVFKVPLNANFSCPNRDGTCGVGGCTFCSALGSGDYAGNIQDDLFQQYESGMRMMQRKWPQGIGMAYFQAYTNTYASLDTLQHTFDPFVRRKDIAAISIATRADCLEDDKIAYLQSLTKKKEIWVELGLQSIHDDTAQRINRGHTYAQFLDCIERLKSTDLKIAVHLMNSLPGETSGQMLQTAAALASLPIHAVKIHMLHIMEGTRMGIEYKKQPFPMLSREEYIDIVIRQLELLPAEIIIQRLTGDGVREALLAPQWTLKKVTILNDIDKEMKQRNTWQGKYNT comes from the coding sequence ATGAGCTATAACAATCCGTTCCCCTATAGTGATGACAACAAGCGTTACCACACCTGGAATTATTATCTGAAGCACCGCTTTCACAGCAAGGTGTTTAAGGTTCCCTTGAATGCCAATTTTTCTTGTCCCAATCGGGACGGTACCTGCGGTGTTGGCGGCTGTACCTTTTGCAGTGCTCTTGGCAGCGGGGATTATGCAGGCAATATACAGGATGATCTGTTTCAGCAATATGAGTCCGGTATGCGAATGATGCAAAGAAAATGGCCGCAGGGTATCGGGATGGCTTATTTTCAGGCATACACAAACACCTATGCTTCCCTGGATACATTACAGCATACCTTTGATCCCTTTGTACGGCGAAAGGATATTGCTGCCATCAGCATTGCCACACGTGCCGATTGCCTGGAGGATGATAAAATCGCCTATCTGCAATCGCTGACCAAAAAAAAGGAAATCTGGGTGGAGCTTGGTTTGCAGAGCATCCATGATGATACCGCACAGCGTATTAACCGCGGCCACACCTATGCGCAGTTTCTGGATTGTATCGAGCGGCTGAAAAGCACTGATTTAAAAATTGCCGTACATCTGATGAATTCCCTTCCGGGAGAAACTAGCGGGCAAATGCTGCAAACTGCTGCAGCACTCGCAAGTCTGCCTATTCATGCCGTCAAGATTCATATGCTGCACATCATGGAAGGCACCCGCATGGGAATCGAGTATAAAAAGCAGCCCTTTCCCATGCTGAGCAGAGAGGAATACATCGATATCGTCATTCGCCAGCTGGAGCTGCTGCCTGCAGAAATCATCATTCAGCGCTTAACCGGTGATGGCGTAAGGGAAGCGCTGCTTGCGCCGCAGTGGACTCTCAAAAAAGTAACGATTCTCAATGATATTGATAAGGAAATGAAGCAGCGTAATACCTGGCAGGGAAAGTACAATACGTAA
- a CDS encoding gamma-glutamyl-gamma-aminobutyrate hydrolase family protein: MKILAVLMRIERLDNAWKWFINKPYIHCVEALGWTIYPICSTSCLSAALTVCDALLLPGGYDISGYYLKEARNEHCTTYEQPMDHLEFQVIDAFMKHEKPILGICRGMQTLNVYAKGSLLQHIDTQTHAPQHRHMVHSSSRSMLKQLYPHSFSVNSYHHQVVGRLGEGFFTSAFSEENYVEAMEHENGRILAVQWHPELLEDDQIFPYFLDVVCA; this comes from the coding sequence ATGAAGATTCTGGCTGTACTTATGCGAATTGAAAGGCTGGATAACGCCTGGAAATGGTTTATCAACAAGCCGTATATTCACTGTGTTGAGGCTCTGGGCTGGACCATATATCCCATCTGCAGCACATCCTGTCTGAGCGCAGCGCTTACCGTATGTGATGCCCTGCTTCTGCCAGGCGGCTATGATATATCCGGCTATTATCTGAAGGAAGCACGCAACGAGCATTGCACTACCTACGAGCAGCCGATGGATCATCTGGAATTTCAGGTAATCGACGCATTCATGAAGCATGAAAAGCCCATACTGGGCATTTGCCGGGGAATGCAGACACTGAATGTGTATGCCAAAGGCTCTTTATTACAGCATATCGATACACAGACACATGCTCCCCAGCACAGGCATATGGTACACAGCAGCTCGCGCAGTATGCTGAAGCAGCTGTATCCGCACAGCTTTTCTGTAAACAGCTATCATCATCAGGTAGTCGGACGGTTGGGGGAAGGCTTTTTTACCTCTGCCTTCAGTGAAGAAAACTATGTAGAAGCCATGGAGCATGAGAACGGCCGCATTCTCGCTGTCCAATGGCATCCGGAGCTATTGGAAGACGATCAGATCTTCCCTTATTTTCTGGATGTTGTCTGCGCCTGA
- a CDS encoding DedA family protein: MNVQDFFIVWQDIGLILYSVLKAFLPLPSLEVILVPLVLHTPEKWLLYSLEGAIGTCIGGAIGYGIARMLGKKVLYNIAAKEDVAHGEELMERYGLLAVFIGGITPIPDFLLAYLAGFTSMRLVPFLLCDGFARLLRSLLVTLSLRYLGTVMNVDAFGTWFSLAIMLWLVWKWWKSRRKLQAQTTSRK, translated from the coding sequence ATGAACGTACAGGATTTTTTTATCGTATGGCAGGATATCGGTCTGATACTGTATTCTGTTTTAAAGGCATTTCTTCCACTTCCTTCCCTGGAAGTCATACTCGTACCGCTGGTACTGCATACACCTGAAAAATGGCTGCTATATTCGCTGGAGGGTGCAATCGGTACCTGTATTGGCGGTGCCATCGGCTATGGAATTGCCCGGATGCTGGGCAAAAAGGTGCTATACAACATCGCGGCAAAAGAGGATGTGGCACATGGCGAGGAACTGATGGAGCGCTATGGCCTGCTGGCTGTTTTCATTGGCGGTATTACGCCGATTCCGGATTTTCTGCTTGCCTACCTTGCCGGCTTTACCAGTATGCGATTAGTTCCGTTTCTGCTGTGTGATGGGTTTGCCAGATTGCTGCGCAGTCTGCTTGTAACCCTGTCTCTGCGATATCTGGGTACAGTAATGAATGTCGATGCCTTTGGAACCTGGTTTTCTTTGGCTATCATGCTGTGGCTTGTCTGGAAATGGTGGAAAAGCAGACGCAAGCTTCAGGCGCAGACAACATCCAGAAAATAA
- a CDS encoding HAD-IIA family hydrolase, with translation MHPLLQHKTLFLDLDGTMYRGDEVIAGAVAFVDALNHLRLPYYFLTNNAMRTHAQNREKMEAMGFNGIRDEQFITSAMAAASYVRHERPWKRVYYIGEQGMEEALLEQGFTLCDEDVEAVFAGLDSHVTYEKLCRGFYHLQKGARLIGTNPDRRLPHGDYFHIGNGAMVHMLEYCSEQQALMIGKPHTPMLQEALRYAGIEKEAALMIGDNLETDVAFGLNNGCSTIFVTTGVHTRQDCENSGLRPDLVIDNLLELV, from the coding sequence ATGCATCCGCTGCTGCAGCATAAAACGCTGTTTCTCGATCTTGACGGTACGATGTATCGCGGGGATGAGGTCATTGCGGGTGCTGTTGCATTTGTGGATGCGTTAAATCATCTCAGGCTGCCTTATTATTTTTTAACGAACAATGCTATGCGTACGCATGCACAGAATCGTGAAAAGATGGAAGCCATGGGCTTTAACGGCATACGGGATGAGCAGTTTATCACTAGTGCTATGGCGGCCGCTTCCTATGTACGTCATGAAAGGCCATGGAAGCGAGTATATTACATCGGTGAGCAGGGCATGGAGGAAGCGCTTTTAGAGCAGGGCTTTACTTTATGCGATGAAGATGTGGAGGCTGTGTTTGCCGGGCTGGATTCCCATGTGACCTATGAAAAGCTGTGCCGCGGCTTTTATCATTTGCAAAAGGGCGCCAGGCTGATCGGTACCAATCCGGATCGAAGGCTGCCCCATGGTGATTATTTTCATATCGGAAACGGGGCAATGGTACATATGCTGGAATACTGCAGCGAACAGCAGGCACTGATGATCGGCAAGCCGCATACACCGATGCTGCAGGAAGCACTGCGGTATGCTGGCATTGAAAAAGAAGCTGCACTGATGATTGGAGATAATCTGGAAACCGATGTAGCATTCGGTTTAAATAACGGCTGTTCCACCATCTTTGTGACAACCGGGGTGCATACGCGTCAGGATTGTGAGAATTCGGGACTGCGGCCGGATTTGGTGATTGATAATCTGCTGGAGCTGGTATAA
- a CDS encoding MFS transporter, translating into MTKQMRWLLYAMNFLAFFAISMVNTQMIPFLSKLGYTVVQRGYILAANAVVAIVGQFLFGYLCDRFQRVKVFFLAAYLLLTASSFAMFLVEHQTFWYHLFTVALMGGMVKVIMGLDETWMLEVDQENYGRLRASGALGLTIGSPIAGFLVHRFHYTSILISLGIVSVILCWLIIKAKDADKKKGERIKMESVQQLLKNRGYLLLVFIYLLVYMIGTADQYVVIDKMLDIGGNSTAVGIKWALQSFMEVPLFLFSAKILARFQTKTLLYFGTLMYGIKFLLYGISFQPWMIILTAALQLVTLPIIMLTSKVLIKEITPEKLFSSAQMFAMAVFIGVSGLITPLITSYLSKAFGYDWTLYIVAAFSIIPLLLIFYYVHHFQKQKTEKKAG; encoded by the coding sequence ATTACAAAACAAATGCGATGGCTTTTATATGCCATGAACTTTCTTGCGTTTTTCGCCATTTCCATGGTTAATACCCAAATGATTCCCTTTCTGAGTAAGCTGGGGTATACTGTCGTACAAAGAGGATATATTCTAGCCGCAAATGCAGTCGTTGCGATAGTAGGGCAGTTTCTATTTGGCTATCTGTGCGATCGTTTTCAAAGGGTAAAGGTGTTCTTTCTGGCAGCCTATCTGCTTTTGACCGCCAGCAGCTTTGCGATGTTTCTGGTTGAGCATCAGACCTTCTGGTACCATCTGTTCACCGTTGCACTGATGGGTGGCATGGTTAAGGTGATCATGGGGCTGGATGAAACATGGATGCTGGAGGTTGATCAGGAAAACTATGGCCGGCTGCGGGCAAGCGGAGCACTAGGATTGACGATTGGTTCTCCGATTGCCGGGTTTCTTGTTCACCGGTTTCACTATACCAGTATACTGATATCTTTGGGTATTGTGAGTGTGATTTTATGCTGGCTGATTATCAAAGCAAAGGATGCAGATAAAAAGAAGGGCGAGCGGATCAAGATGGAGAGCGTGCAGCAGCTTTTGAAAAACAGAGGATATCTGCTGCTGGTGTTCATTTATCTGCTTGTGTATATGATCGGGACTGCGGATCAGTATGTGGTCATTGATAAAATGCTGGATATTGGAGGAAACAGCACGGCTGTTGGTATTAAATGGGCGCTGCAGTCCTTTATGGAGGTACCGCTGTTTCTGTTTTCCGCTAAAATACTCGCACGCTTTCAGACGAAGACCCTGCTGTATTTTGGTACTCTAATGTATGGCATCAAATTTCTGCTGTACGGGATTTCCTTTCAGCCGTGGATGATTATATTGACAGCCGCATTGCAGCTGGTAACCCTTCCGATCATCATGCTGACAAGTAAGGTGCTCATAAAAGAAATCACGCCGGAAAAGCTGTTCAGCAGTGCACAGATGTTTGCCATGGCTGTATTTATCGGTGTCAGCGGACTGATCACACCACTGATCACCTCATATCTTTCCAAGGCATTCGGCTATGACTGGACACTGTATATCGTCGCCGCCTTTTCCATAATACCGCTGCTGCTTATTTTTTACTATGTGCATCATTTTCAGAAACAGAAGACGGAGAAGAAAGCAGGATAG
- a CDS encoding TetR family transcriptional regulator, with protein MQEHLDTKRILAAALKQLTGRKSFDKITIADITQQSGYNRQTFYYHFRDKYELLYWIYTDDAQQVFDEHLSFENWPKYISALLNHMRSEKEFYINTIRSDENCFQQFLFELTKSIFHMAIESLDQHHQINEVEMNFYSEFYSFGITGVIISWVKSDMKERAERVSANLKSLAQDSEKLAYSRYREAFTKITSEEEEHEKRN; from the coding sequence ATGCAGGAGCATCTTGATACCAAAAGAATACTGGCGGCTGCTTTAAAGCAGCTCACCGGCAGAAAGAGCTTTGATAAGATTACGATTGCGGATATTACACAGCAAAGCGGCTATAACCGCCAAACCTTTTACTATCATTTCCGCGATAAATATGAATTGCTGTACTGGATCTATACCGATGATGCACAACAGGTATTTGATGAGCATCTCAGCTTTGAAAACTGGCCGAAATATATCTCTGCACTGCTGAATCACATGCGCAGTGAAAAGGAATTTTATATCAATACCATACGCAGTGATGAAAACTGCTTTCAGCAGTTTCTCTTTGAGCTTACAAAATCCATTTTTCATATGGCGATTGAAAGCCTCGATCAGCATCATCAGATCAATGAGGTGGAAATGAATTTTTATTCTGAGTTTTACAGCTTCGGTATCACCGGCGTCATTATCAGCTGGGTAAAAAGTGATATGAAAGAACGAGCAGAGCGTGTCAGCGCGAATCTGAAGTCTCTGGCACAGGACAGTGAAAAGCTGGCATATTCCCGCTATCGGGAAGCATTTACCAAAATTACAAGCGAGGAGGAAGAACATGAAAAGCGAAATTGA
- a CDS encoding cupin domain-containing protein, with amino-acid sequence MKSEIEHYEKRSGGTGTMHIERLLQPEEMGEHVTMYAKVTIDVNSSLGVHQHNGDGEAYYILQGTALYDDNGVKRELHPGDVTFTPDGSSHGIANIGDEPLVFMALIIKA; translated from the coding sequence ATGAAAAGCGAAATTGAGCATTATGAGAAACGAAGCGGCGGCACAGGAACTATGCATATCGAACGTCTGCTGCAGCCGGAGGAAATGGGAGAGCATGTTACGATGTATGCAAAGGTAACCATCGATGTCAATTCATCCTTAGGTGTACACCAGCATAACGGTGATGGTGAGGCTTATTATATTCTGCAGGGTACAGCACTCTATGATGATAACGGTGTTAAGCGTGAGCTGCATCCAGGGGATGTCACCTTTACACCGGATGGCAGCTCACACGGCATTGCAAATATCGGTGATGAGCCGCTGGTATTTATGGCATTGATTATAAAAGCATAG
- a CDS encoding deaminase, giving the protein MNNLITTLFMLISVDGKISTGASDELDFDKDFPHIKGLQEGLQQYYDIEQTTDLWSLTSGRVQAKVGVNEKRLPEKTPVSFVLLDNHHLTEHGITYFCARAKQCILVTANNRHPAFQIQEDNLHILYYDTIKLADVLSQLHTDFGCERITIQTGGTLNSIFLREKLLDYVDLVVAPVLIGGKQTASVIDGEAITSVSELSRLGILELESITPLKASYLRLRYRVIS; this is encoded by the coding sequence ATGAACAACCTGATCACCACATTATTTATGCTGATATCCGTCGATGGAAAAATCAGTACAGGGGCATCTGATGAGCTGGATTTTGACAAGGATTTTCCGCATATCAAAGGCTTGCAGGAAGGGCTGCAGCAATATTACGATATTGAGCAGACAACAGATCTTTGGTCGCTTACATCCGGAAGAGTCCAGGCAAAAGTAGGCGTAAATGAAAAGCGGCTGCCTGAGAAAACACCGGTTTCCTTTGTTTTACTGGATAACCATCATCTTACAGAGCATGGAATCACCTATTTTTGTGCACGGGCAAAGCAGTGTATCCTTGTGACCGCAAACAACAGACATCCCGCGTTTCAGATACAGGAAGATAATCTGCATATTTTATATTATGACACTATAAAATTAGCTGATGTTTTAAGTCAGCTTCATACAGACTTTGGCTGTGAGCGGATAACCATACAGACCGGCGGCACACTGAACAGTATTTTTCTAAGAGAAAAGCTGCTTGATTATGTGGATCTTGTTGTAGCTCCCGTGCTGATTGGTGGGAAACAGACTGCTTCCGTGATAGACGGGGAAGCAATTACCTCTGTATCAGAGCTTTCCAGGCTTGGTATTCTGGAATTGGAAAGCATTACACCATTAAAGGCATCCTATCTGCGGCTTCGTTACAGGGTTATTTCATAA